The Elaeis guineensis isolate ETL-2024a chromosome 13, EG11, whole genome shotgun sequence genome includes a region encoding these proteins:
- the LOC105034931 gene encoding galactinol--sucrose galactosyltransferase, whose product MAPHLTKNSTEILTGIDDGTRSSAFALKGRNLTIYHRHPFLLDIPSNIVITPSSLVFKRKGAVDTSGCFVGFKSSISRSRHVMPLGRLRGIRFMSIFRFKVWWTTNWVGSKGSDMEQETQMMILDRSESGRPYVLLLPLIEGAFRASLQPGEEDYMDICVESGSTRVRSSFFRTSLYMHVGDDPYILVRDAMRVVQSHLGTFNLLEDKTPPGIVDKFGWCTWDAFYLKVHPEGVWEGVKFLSDGGCPPGFVLIDDGWQSICHDDDDPRTDQQGMNRTSAGEQMPCRLIDFRENYKFSDYRSKEDPAHTGMGAFVRDLKAAFESIDHVYVWHALSGYWGGLRPRMPGLPDAKVITPNLSPGLRMTMEDLAVDKIVNNGVGLVPPERAHELYEGMHSHLQSSGIDGVKVDVIHILEMLCQDYGGRVELARAYYKGLTASINKHFKGNGVIASMEHCNDFMFLGTESICLGRVGDDFWCTDPSGDPNGTFWLQGCHMVHCAYNSLWMGNFIHPDWDMFQSNHPCAAFHAASRAISGGPIYVSDSVGRHNFELLKNLALPDGTILRCEHYALPTRDCLFEDPLHDGKTMLKIWNLNKFTGVLGAFNCQGGGWCPQARRNKCASEFSHTITASASPADVEWKNGKNPISLEGVELFAVYMLQAKKLKLLKPEDKVDVSLDPFDYELLTVSPVKVLSSKKSIQFAPIGLVNMLNSGGAIQSFEVEELKAKIEVKGAGEMKAFSSVSPAACRINGEEAEFVYENQVVTLQVPWSGSSSQLCVVDYMY is encoded by the exons ATGGCACCTCACCTGACCAAAAACTCCACCGAGATCCTTACAGGGATCGACGACGGCACTCGGTCGTCGGCTTTTGCCCTCAAGGGCCGAAATCTCACCATTTATCACCGCCACCCTTTCCTCCTTGACATCCCCTCTAACATCGTCATCACCCCGTCGTCCCTTGTCTTCAAGCGCAAGGGTGCCGTCGACACGAGCGGATGCTTCGTGGGCTTCAAGTCCAGCATCTCCAGGAGCCGGCACGTGATGCCCCTTGGGAGGCTCCGCGGCATTCGCTTCATGAGCATCTTCCGGTTCAAGGTGTGGTGGACCACCAACTGGGTGGGGAGCAAGGGCAGCGACATGGAGCAAGAGACCCAGATGATGATCCTCGACCGCTCCGAGTCCGGGCGGCCCTACGTCCTCCTCCTTCCCCTCATCGAGGGGGCCTTCCGGGCCTCCCTCCAGCCCGGGGAGGAGGACTACATGGACATCTGCGTGGAGAGTGGCTCCACACGAGTGAGGAGCTCCTTCTTCAGGACCTCCCTGTACATGCATGTGGGTGACGACCCTTACATCCTCGTCAGGGATGCGATGCGGGTCGTTCAGTCCCATTTAGGGACCTTCAACCTCCTCGAGGACAAGACTCCTCCAGGCATCGTCGACAAGTTCGGATGGTGCACCTGGGATGCCTTCTACCTCAAGGTGCACCCGGAGGGCGTCTGGGAGGGCGTGAAGTTCCTCTCCGACGGGGGATGCCCTCCCGGGTTCGTTCTCATCGACGACGGGTGGCAGTCCATCTGCCACGACGACGATGATCCGCGCACGGATCAGCAAGGCATGAACCGGACCTCGGCAGGGGAGCAGATGCCCTGCAGGCTGATCGACTTCCGGGAGAACTACAAGTTCAGCGACTACAGAAGCAAGGAAGACCCTGCTCATACGGGCATGGGGGCCTTCGTAAGGGATCTGAAGGCGGCCTTCGAGAGCATAGATCATGTGTACGTGTGGCATGCCTTGAGCGGCTATTGGGGCGGGCTGAGGCCCCGGATGCCTGGCCTGCCGGATGCCAAGGTCATAACGCCCAACCTCTCGCCGGGCCTCCGGATGACAATGGAGGACCTGGCGGTCGACAAGATCGTCAACAACGGCGTTGGTCTGGTCCCACCGGAGCGGGCCCACGAGCTATACGAGGGCATGCACTCCCACCTCCAGTCAAGCGGCATTGACGGGGTCAAGGTGGACGTCATACAT ATACTCGAGATGCTATGCCAGGACTATGGTGGGAGAGTTGAGCTGGCCAGGGCTTACTACAAAGGACTCACAGCCTCCATCAACAAGCACTTCAAAGGGAACGGGGTCATTGCCAGCATGGAGCACTGCAACGACTTCATGTTTCTCGGAACCGAGTCCATCTGTCTCGGTCGAGTTG GAGATGACTTCTGGTGCACCGATCCATCAGGGGACCCCAACGGCACCTTCTGGCTGCAAGGTTGCCACATGGTGCACTGTGCCTACAACAGCTTGTGGATGGGGAACTTCATTCACCCGGATTGGGACATGTTCCAGTCCAACCACCCATGTGCAGCCTTCCATGCGGCATCCCGGGCAATCTCCGGTGGCCCCATTTACGTGAGCGACTCTGTCGGTCGACACAACTTTGAGCTCTTGAAGAACCTGGCATTGCCAGACGGCACAATTCTTCGCTGCGAGCACTACGCTCTCCCTACCAGAGATTGCCTCTTTGAGGATCCACTCCATGATGGGAAGACCATGCTCAAGATCtggaacctgaacaag TTCACTGGAGTTCTCGGAGCCTTCAATTGCCAAGGAGGAGGTTGGTGTCCTCAAGCCCGAAGGAACAAGTGCGCTTCTGAATTCTCACACACCATTACGGCATCAGCAAGCCCAGCCGACGTCGAGTGGAAGAATGGGAAGAATCCAATCTCGCTTGAAGGAGTGGAGCTATTTGCAGTGTACATGCTCCAAGCAAAGAAGCTCAAGCTGCTGAAACCGGAAGACAAGGTAGATGTCTCTCTGGATCCATTTGACTACGAGCTCCTTACGGTGTCGCCGGTGAAGGTCTTGTCTTCGAAGAAATCAATACAATTCGCACCGATCGGGCTTGTGAACATGCTGAATTCTGGTGgtgcaattcaatcattcgagGTTGAAGAGTTGAAGGCTAAGATTGAAGTCAAGGGGGCGGGTGAAATGAAGGCCTTCTCATCGGTGAGTCCGGCCGCTTGCCGGATCAATGGAGAAGAAGCAGAGTTCGTGTACGAGAATCAGGTGGTCACACTTCAAGTTCCCTGGTCCGGATCTTCTTCACAGTTGTGTGTCGTTGATTATATGTACTGA